A single genomic interval of Oreochromis aureus strain Israel breed Guangdong linkage group 12, ZZ_aureus, whole genome shotgun sequence harbors:
- the ptgs1 gene encoding prostaglandin G/H synthase 1, producing MKAFSIFIWVFITLLLLLLLESSSCAGDSSVVNPCCYYPCQHAGVCMRFGTDSFKCDCTRTGFYGDNCTIPEFWTRIQLMLKPSPSVTHFILTHFPWFWYLINNSFLRDTFMRLVLTARSDLIPSPPTYNTKYGYINWESYSNITYYTRLLPPIPEDCPLPMGAKGKPVLPDAKVFVERFFKRQKFRPDPQGTNLMFTFMAQHFTHQFFKTNHKVQGGFTKGLGHGVDASNIYGEDLVRQHQLRLHKDGKLKYQLVNGEVYPPTVSEVPVHMVYPENIPADKRLAIGQEVFGILPGLTMYATIWLREHNRVCDILKAEHPTWDDEQLFQTARLILIGEIINIIIEEYVQHLSGYMLDLKFDPSLLFNTRFQYNNRIALEFCHLYHWHPLMPDSIVIEGEEIPYSQFLYNTSLLMHYGVERLVDAFSRQIAGQIGGGHNSHQVVLKVAEMVIRESRATRVQPFNEYRKKFNLKPYTSFDELTDNTEIARGLEEVYGDIDALEFYPGIMLEKTRPNAIFGESMVEMGAPFSLKGLLGNPICSPEYWKPSTFGGETGFNIVKTATLKKLVCLNSKWCPYVDFHVPRNEDEAKPRKPSTEL from the exons TGAATCCCTGTTGCTACTACCCTTGTCAACATGCAGGAGTGTGCATGCGATTTGGTACAGACAGTTTCAAATGTGACTGCACTCGCACTGGCTTTTATGGAGACAACTGCACTATTC cGGAGTTTTGGACCAGAATTCAACTCATGCTGAAGCCCAGTCCTTCTGTGACTCACTTCATCCTTACTCACTTCCCGTGGTTTTGGTACCTGATAAACAACTCTTTCCTACGAGACACCTTCATGAGATTAGTGTTGACAG CCAGGAGTGACCTTATTCCAAGCCCTCCCACCTACAATACCAAATATGGATACATTAACTGGGAGTCCTACTCTAATATCACCTACTACACTCGGCTCCTTCCTCCTATACCTGAAGACTGTCCTTTGCCCATGGGCGCTAAAG GTAAACCTGTTCTTCCTGATGCCAAAGTCTTCGTTGAGAGGTTTTTCAAGAGACAGAAGTTTAGGCCAGATCCTCAGGGAACCAATTTGATGTTTACCTTTATGGCTCAACACTTCACGCACCAGTTCTTCAAGACAAACCATAAAGTTCAAGGGGGCTTCACCAAGGGTTTGGGGCATGGG GTAGACGCGAGCAACATCTATGGAGAAGATCTCGTGAGACAACATCAACTTCGGCTTCATAAAGATGGAAAGCTGAAGTATCAG CTGGTAAATGGTGAGGTGTACCCTCCTACAGTGTCTGAGGTCCCAGTGCACATGGTGTATCCTGAAAACATCCCAGCAGACAAGCGTCTGGCAATCGGTCAGGAGGTATTTGGCATCCTGCCGGGTCTAACCATGTATGCCACCATATGGCTGCGGGAACATAACAGAGTCTGTGACATCCTGAAGGCAGAACATCCCACCTGGGATGATGAGCAGCTTTTCCAGACAGCCAGACTCATCCTTATTG GTGAGATCATCAACATTATAATAGAAGAGTATGTGCAGCACCTGAGTGGCTACATGCTGGACTTGAAGTTTGACCCGTCCCTGCTCTTCAATACACGTTTCCAGTATAACAATCGGATCGCCCTGGAGTTCTGCCACCTCTACCACTGGCACCCTCTGATGCCTGACAGCATAGTCATAGAGGGAGAGGAAATACCATACTCTCAGTTTTTATACAACACCTCCCTCCTGATGCATTACGGGGTGGAAAGGCTGGTGGATGCATTCTCTCGACAGATTGCAGGACAG ATAGGAGGAGGTCACAACTCTCATCAAGTGGTGCTTAAAGTTGCAGAAATGGTCATCAGAGAATCCAGAGCTACACGTGTGCAGCCTTTCAATGAATATAGGAAGAAGTTTAACCTGAAGCCTTACACATCTTTTGATGAATTAACTG ACAACACTGAAATAGCCCGAGGTTTAGAAGAAGTCTACGGTGACATAGACGCCCTGGAGTTTTACCCAGGCATAATGCTAGAGAAAACCCGTCCTAATGCCATTTTTGGAGAGAGCATGGTGGAGATGGGTGCTCCATTTTCCCTGAAAGGCCTGCTTGGAAACCCAATCTGCTCGCCTGAATACTGGAAGCCCAGCACCTTTGGAGGAGAAACCGGCTTTAATATTGTCAAGACGGCCACTCTGAAAAAACTGGTGTGTCTCAACAGCAAATGGTGTCCATACGTGGACTTCCATGTGCCGCGCAATGAGGACGAGGCAAAACCGAGGAAACCGTCCACTGAACTTTGA